In a single window of the Miscanthus floridulus cultivar M001 unplaced genomic scaffold, ASM1932011v1 os_1056_1_2, whole genome shotgun sequence genome:
- the LOC136533657 gene encoding uncharacterized protein, producing MDDNNVSDHEPIFNSPTTESTRADEEPVFTIDMYDPVNWDNLDNKARDILVEKGPIREENIVFPMDARSRRFAYTHYSRKMSNGEVHDRKCLAFRESSEQLYNDVNGNFLACCEMVAEFDLNELISLMASRITSSIIKIVKETKYFSVILDCTPDVSHQEQMSLLVRCVDMSDEKIKIGEYFLGFMKVDDTSGEGLFNVLVDSIKSFGLNVDDIRGQGYDNGSNMKGKHKGKAISFFGIVQRIYVLFLGSTKRWNVLLEHVPDLTVKSLSNTRWESRIKSVRAIRYQAPQLRSALLWLSEDGDTEPKDRSDAKNLYDVLGSFEFILGMVIWHDILYSVNIVSKKLQSPSMCVDSTLQHIEVMVNYFQNYRNTGFADSVVAATEIALEMGVEALFPVKRRSVRKKQFDETECNEAILQAEKDFETFYFLVMVDMAISSLKSRFKELQSFNEKFGFLMNSTSLKAMDGADLKDHCIKFVKTFSLDGSSNVDINDMISELAVMQSTLPDKPMPVMEIFEFVTEVDCYPNISIAYRILFPMPMTVASAERTFSKLKLLKNYLRSIMSQERLNGLATLCIEKKLLDEIDIEAIINDFAAANVRRNF from the exons ATGGATGATAATAATGTGAGTGACCATGAGCCCATATTTAATTCTCCTACGACGGAATCTACTCGtgctgatgaagaaccagtttttACTATTGATATGTATGATCCAGTAAATTGGGACAATCTTGATAACAAAGCAAGGGACATATTAGTGGAGAAGGGGCctattagagaagaaaatattgtGTTTCCAATGGATGCCAGATCAAGACGTTTTGCATACACTCATTATTCTAGGAAAATGAGCAATGGCGAGGTACATGATAGGAAATG TTTAGCTTTTAGAGaatctagtgagcaactttacAATGATGTGAACGGTAATTTCTTAGCTTGTTGTGAGATGGTTGCTGAATTTGACTTG AATGAGTTGATTTCACTTATGGCTTCTAGAATTACAAGCTCCATCATAAAGATTGTTAAAGAGACCAAATATTTCTCAGTTATTCTTGATTGTACCCCAGATGTGAGTCACCAAGAACAAATGAGCTTGTTGGTTCGATGTGTTGATATGTCTGATGAGAAAATAAAAATTGGGGAGTACTTTCTTGGTTTCATGAAGGTGGATGACACATCTGGTGAGGGGCTTTTCAATGTATTAGTTGACTCCATCAAATCATTTGGCCTTAATGTTGATGATATTAGAGGTCAAGGTTATGACAATGGCTCTAATATGAAAGGAAAACATAAGGG TAAAGCTATTTCATTCTTTGGAATTGTGCAGAGGATATATGTATTATTTTTAGGTTCTACCAAAAGATGGAATGTTTTGCTTGAACATGTTCCAGATTTGACTGTGAAATCATTAAGCAATACTCGTTGGGAGAGTCGCATCAAAAGTGTCCGAGCAATTAGATATCAAGCTCCTCAACTAAGGTCAGCTTTGTTGTGGCTAAGTGAGGATGGAGATACTGAACCAAAGGATAGAAGTGATGCAAAAAATTTATATGACGTGCTTGGCAGCTTTGAGTTCATACTTGGTATGGTTATTTGGCATGACATTTTATACTCTGTAAATATTGTTAGTAAGAAGTTGCAATCACCATCCATGTGCGTTGATTCTACCTTGCAGCATATAGAAGTTATGGTGAATTACTTTCAGAACTACAGAAATACTGGGTTTGCTGATAGTGTGGTTGCTGCCACAGAAATAGCACTTGAAATGGGAGTAGAGGCATTATTTCCAGTAAAGCGTCGTTCTGTTAGGAAGAAACAATTTGATGAAACTGAATGCAATGAAGCTATCTTGCAAGCTGAGAAGGATTttgaaactttttattttttggtTATGGTTGATATGGCAATTAGTTCATTGAAAAGCAGATTTAAAGAACTACAGTCATTCAATGAAAAATTCGGATTTCTAATGAATTCAACATCCTTGAAGGCAATGGATGGTGCTGATCTAAAAGACCATTGCATTAAATTTGTAAAAACTTTCTCTTTAGATGGTTCATCGAATGTTGATATAAATGACATGATTTCTGAGTTAGCTGTTATGCAATCTACTCTGCCAGATAAGCCAATGCCTgttatggagatttttgagtttgtcACAGAAGTGGATTGTTATCCTAATATTTCTATTGCTTATCGAATCCTATTCCCTATGCCTATGACTGTGGCCTCAGCTGAAAGAACATTTTCAAAGCTGAAATTATTGAAGAATTATTTGAGGTCTATAATGTCCCAAGAAAGATTAAATGGTTTGGCAACTTTATGCATCGAGAAGAAATTATTAGATGAAATTGATATTGAGGCCATCATCAATGACTTCGCAGCAGCAAATGTTAGAAGAAATTTTTAA
- the LOC136533658 gene encoding putative cyclin-F2-1: MMNTRDIATCCGFAVSQEVLDVERSLLTALGYRLDGPTAHTFVEHFTRRHVDQEVRRRAHAIADSSLFDHRCVKLLPSAMAAAAVLLARMCLEPAPHAREQVRRWSRDLEGMTGYKPMDMYDGLDCMYNTLPVLD; this comes from the coding sequence ATGATGAACACGAGGGACATCGCCACCTGCTGCGGGTTCGCGGTGAGCCAGGAGGTGCTGGACGTGGAGCGCTCCCTGCTCACGGCGCTCGGGTACCGGCTCGATGGGCCCACGGCGCACACGTTCGTGGAGCACTTCACGAGGAGGCACGTCGACCAAGAGGTGCGGCGCAGGGCGCACGCCATCGCCGACTCATCTCTGTTCGACCACCGCTGCGTGAAGCTCCTGCCGTCCGCCATGGCGGCGGCCGCAGTCCTGCTTGCGAGGATGTGCCTGGAGCCGGCGCCGCACGCCCGCGAGCAGGTGCGGAGGTGGAGCAGGGACCTTGAGGGGATGACCGGGTACAAGCCCATGGACATGTACGATGGACTGGACTGCATGTATAACACGTTGcctgtgttagattga